The genomic interval CGCCACCTACCACCGCGGCAACTGGTCGGCACCGGTGAAGCGCCGGCTGCGCCGGCTCGACCACTCGATGATCCTGGTCGGGATCGCCTCGACCTACACGCCGGTCGCCGGCATAGGCATCGGGGGCACGACCGGGCGGGTGGTCCTGGCCGTGGTGTGGTCCCTGGCCGCCGTCGGCGCCCTGGTGCGCAACCTGTGGTTGGACGCCCCGTCGTGGTTGGTGGCGGTCGTCTACGTCGGCGTCGGGTGGACGGCGGTGGCGGTGCTGCCCGCCATGTGGACCCACCTGGGCGTGGTGACCTTCCTGCTGGTGCTGGCCGGCGGCTCCGTGTACTCGCTCGGCGCCCTGGTCTTCAGCCGGCGCCGGCCCGATCCGTGGCCTGCGGTGTTCGGGTTCCACGAGGTCTTCCACGCCTTGGTGCTGCTTGCCGGCCTCCTGTTCTGGGTGGTGGTGCTGCGGGTGGCCATCCACGCCTGACCGCCGACGAGGCCCACGGCCACATCGAGATCCATCTGTCGATGTGCCCGAGGTGTCCGCCCCCGTCTGACCGGGCCGGCCGGAAGGGGCCGAACCCGGTGTCAGCCCAGGCGGTCCTGGTGCTCACCCAGGAGCGGGGCCCGCCGGGTGGACCAGGGCGTGGCGCTGAAGCGGTAGGGAGGGCCCGGATAGGTCAGCTCCCGGTCGAGCTCGGGATGGTCGACCGGGGTCGGGAAGTCACGGGCCACGACGTTCGGGTCGCGCATCGCCTCGCCCGGCGTGTAGACGACCCCGGTGGCCACGCCGATCTTCTGCGTCTCGCTGAAGAAGTCGTAGGCGTCGAGCCGCTCGGCCAGGAACGACAGGACCTCCCGGCCGGCGCCGAGCATCTCGGCCACCAGCGGGTCCGAGGTGATGTCGGCGTAGCTGAGCTGCTCCCGCTCGGCGCCCATCTCGAGCAGGGCGGTCAGCGGGAACTCGTCGCGCAGGCCCCTGCAGTCCAGCAGGTCGACCACCCGGGCAAAGGTATGGGGGTCCCGCGGCGGCACGCCGGTGGTGACGTAGCGCCCGTCCCTGCACCGGACCTGGGTCCGGGCCGTCGGCCGGGGCGCGGCGTGGCGGCCGGTCTGGCGGCGCATCTCCTCGCCGGCGGCCAGCCAGCCGTAGGAGGCCATCTCCGTCGTCACGTTGTTGGCGGCGCTCATGCTGACGTCGACGAGCTGGCCCCGCCCCGACCGTTCCCGGTCGAGGAGCGCCACCAGCACGCCCATCACCGCCCAGTGGCAGGCGATCTGGTGGCCCTGGTTCCCCCCGCCCCGGACCGGGGGCAGCCGGTGGTCGTCGTAGCCGCAGCTCCACACCGGCCCCCCCTCGGCCATCAGGGTCAGGTCGGTGAGCGGATCGGCGGAGCGCGCCGATTCCCGCCCGAAGGGGGTGACCGAGACCATCACCAGGCCGGGATGGCGCTCCGAGAGGGTGTCCCAGCCCATCCCCAGCCCGGCCAGACGGCCGGGGGGCTCGGCTTCGAGAAGCACGTCGCTTCGCCCGATCAGAGCCGCCACCTTCTCCCGATCGCGTTCGAGGTCGGCCACGACGCCGTGCTTGGCGGTGTTGTAGTGCCACCACG from Acidimicrobiales bacterium carries:
- a CDS encoding hemolysin III family protein → MIRQETPAAKPRLRGVSHQVAAVVFPFMGVVAVLMARPAGAKVAVAVYTAGVTAMYATSATYHRGNWSAPVKRRLRRLDHSMILVGIASTYTPVAGIGIGGTTGRVVLAVVWSLAAVGALVRNLWLDAPSWLVAVVYVGVGWTAVAVLPAMWTHLGVVTFLLVLAGGSVYSLGALVFSRRRPDPWPAVFGFHEVFHALVLLAGLLFWVVVLRVAIHA
- a CDS encoding CoA transferase — its product is MGPLAGVRVVELSHERVAWAGKLLADLGADVVVVEPPGGSPLRSAGPYLDDEPGPERSLSWWHYNTAKHGVVADLERDREKVAALIGRSDVLLEAEPPGRLAGLGMGWDTLSERHPGLVMVSVTPFGRESARSADPLTDLTLMAEGGPVWSCGYDDHRLPPVRGGGNQGHQIACHWAVMGVLVALLDRERSGRGQLVDVSMSAANNVTTEMASYGWLAAGEEMRRQTGRHAAPRPTARTQVRCRDGRYVTTGVPPRDPHTFARVVDLLDCRGLRDEFPLTALLEMGAEREQLSYADITSDPLVAEMLGAGREVLSFLAERLDAYDFFSETQKIGVATGVVYTPGEAMRDPNVVARDFPTPVDHPELDRELTYPGPPYRFSATPWSTRRAPLLGEHQDRLG